The following are encoded together in the Azospirillum lipoferum 4B genome:
- the guaA gene encoding glutamine-hydrolyzing GMP synthase, whose product MSSAASLSAERVLILDFGSQVTQLIARRVRESGVYCEIHPFGMSDERIREYDPKAIILSGSPASVTEANGPRAPQAVFDLKVPVLGICYGQQTMCHQLGGTVSGSDHREFGRAFIEIKEPCALFDGLWEIGSKEQVWMSHGDRVTALPDGFRAVAVSDGAPFAAIADDSRRMYGVQFHPEVVHTPHGAQLLANFVHRVAGIEGDWTMAAFKQQAIEKIRAQVGTGKVICGLSGGVDSSVAAVLIHEAIGDQLTCIFVDTGLMRAGESEEVVRLFRDHYNIPLVHREASDLFLGKLAGVTDPEQKRKIIGGLFIDVFDEESAKVGGAEFLAQGTLYPDVIESVSFTGGPSVTIKSHHNVGGLPERMKLKLVEPLRELFKDEVRALGRELGLPPAFIGRHPFPGPGLAIRVPGEITPEKLEILRKADTIYLEEIRNAGLYDAIWQAFAVLLPVRTVGVMGDGRTYDHVLALRAVTSTDGMTADWYPFPHDFLARVSNRIVNEVRGVNRVVYDITSKPPGTIEWE is encoded by the coding sequence ATGTCCAGCGCCGCTTCCCTTTCCGCCGAACGCGTCCTCATTCTCGATTTCGGGTCGCAGGTCACCCAGCTCATCGCCCGCCGCGTGCGCGAGAGCGGTGTCTATTGCGAGATCCACCCCTTCGGCATGAGCGACGAGCGCATCCGCGAGTATGACCCGAAGGCGATCATCCTGTCCGGCAGCCCGGCCTCCGTCACCGAGGCGAACGGCCCGCGCGCGCCGCAGGCGGTGTTCGACCTGAAGGTCCCGGTGCTCGGCATCTGCTACGGCCAGCAGACCATGTGCCACCAGCTGGGCGGCACCGTTTCCGGCTCCGACCACCGCGAGTTCGGCCGCGCCTTCATCGAGATCAAGGAGCCCTGCGCCCTGTTCGACGGGCTGTGGGAGATCGGGTCGAAGGAACAGGTGTGGATGAGCCACGGCGACCGCGTCACCGCGCTGCCGGACGGCTTCCGCGCCGTGGCGGTCAGCGACGGTGCCCCCTTCGCCGCCATCGCCGACGACAGCCGCCGCATGTATGGCGTGCAGTTCCACCCGGAGGTGGTCCACACCCCGCACGGCGCCCAGCTGCTGGCGAACTTCGTCCACCGCGTCGCCGGCATCGAGGGCGACTGGACGATGGCCGCCTTCAAGCAGCAGGCCATCGAGAAGATCCGCGCCCAGGTCGGCACCGGCAAGGTGATCTGCGGCCTGTCGGGCGGCGTCGATTCGTCGGTCGCGGCCGTGCTGATCCATGAGGCCATCGGCGACCAGCTGACCTGCATCTTCGTCGACACCGGCCTGATGCGCGCCGGCGAGTCGGAAGAGGTCGTGCGGCTGTTCCGCGACCACTACAACATCCCGCTGGTCCACCGCGAGGCATCCGACCTGTTCCTGGGCAAGCTGGCCGGCGTCACCGATCCGGAGCAGAAGCGCAAGATCATCGGCGGCCTGTTCATCGACGTCTTCGACGAGGAGAGCGCCAAGGTCGGCGGGGCTGAGTTCCTGGCCCAGGGCACCCTCTATCCCGACGTGATCGAGAGCGTGTCCTTCACCGGCGGCCCGTCGGTCACCATCAAGTCGCACCACAATGTCGGCGGCTTGCCGGAGCGGATGAAGCTCAAGCTGGTCGAGCCGCTGCGCGAGCTGTTCAAGGACGAGGTCCGCGCTCTGGGCCGCGAACTCGGCCTGCCGCCGGCCTTCATCGGCCGCCATCCCTTCCCCGGCCCGGGCCTCGCCATCCGCGTCCCCGGCGAGATCACCCCGGAGAAGCTGGAGATCCTGCGCAAGGCCGACACGATCTATCTGGAGGAGATCCGCAACGCCGGCCTCTATGACGCGATTTGGCAGGCTTTCGCCGTGCTGCTGCCGGTCCGCACCGTCGGCGTGATGGGCGACGGCCGCACCTACGACCATGTGCTGGCTCTGCGCGCCGTGACCTCCACCGACGGCATGACCGCCGACTGGTATCCCTTCCCCCACGACTTCCTGGCGCGCGTGTCCAACCGCATCGTCAACGAGGTCCGCGGCGTCAACCGCGTGGTCTACGACATTACCTCGAAGCCGCCCGGCACCATCGAGTGGGAATGA